The Streptomyces sp. A2-16 sequence TTCGACGCGGGCCATGTTGCGGTAGTGCGCGACGACCTCGTCGCCGAAGGCGGCCTTGGCGATGGGGCTGTTCTCCCAGAGCTCGGCGGCCTCGCGCAGGGTGGTCGGGACGTGGGCGAAGTCGGCGGTGTAGGCGTTGCCGGGGCACGCCTCGGGCAGCTCCAGCTTGTGCTCGATGCCGTGGAGGCCGGCCGCGACCAGCCCGGCGACCGCGAGGTGCGGGTTGACGTCCCCGCCGGGGAGCCGGTTCTCGAAGCGCAGCGAGCGGCCGTGGCCGACGACGCGCAGCGCGCAGGTGCGGTTGTCGTTGCCCCACGCGACGGCCGTCGGGGCGAAGGAACCCGGCTGGAAGCGCTTGTAGGAGTTGATGTTGGGGGCGTAGAGCAGCGAGAAGTCCCGCAGGGCCGCGAGCTGTCCGGCGAGGAAGTACCGCATCACGTCGGACATGCCGTCGGGGCCCGCCATCGCGTTGTTGCCGGCGGCGTCGGCGAGCGAGAGGTGGATGTGGCAGGAGTTGCCCTCGCGCTCGTTGTACTTGGCCATGAAGGTGAGCGACACGCCCTCCTGGGCGGCGATCTCCTTGGCGCCGGTCTTGTAGATGGCGTGCTGGTCGCAGGTGGTCAGGGCCTCGTCGTACTTGAACACGATCTCGTGCTGGCCCGGATTGCACTCGCCCTTGGCGGACTCGACGGTGAGACCGGCGCCGGTCATGTCGTTGCGGATGCGCCGGAGCAGGGGTTCGATGCGGCCGGTGCCGAGCACCGAGTAGTCGATGTTGTACTGGTTCGCCGGCGTCAGCCCCCGGTAGTTCGCGTCCCAGGCCTGCTCGTAGGTGTCCTTGAAGACGATGAACTCCAGCTCGGTGCCGACCTTGGCCGTGAAGCCGTGCTCGGCGAGCCGCTCCAGCTGGCGGCGCAGGATCTGGCGGGGCGCGGCGACGACCGGCGAGCCGTCCTCCCAGGCGAGGTCGGCGATGAGCATGGCCGTCCCGGCGTTCCAGGGCACGCGGCGCAGGGTGGCGAGGTCGGGGTGCATGGCGAAGTCGCCGTAGCCGCGGTCCCAGGAGGACATCGCGTAGCCGTCGACAGTGTTCATCTCGGTGTCGACGGCGAGGAGGTAGTTGCAGCCCTCGGTGCCGTGGTGGAGTACCTCGTCGAGGAAGAAGCGGGCGGCGAACCTCTTGCCCTGGAGCCGTCCCTGCATGTCGGGGAAGGCCAGGACGACAGTGTCGATCTCGCCGCTCGCGACGAGGGCGTGCAGCTCCTCGACGCTGAGCGGGGGTGTGCGGTCTGCCACGGGAGAGCTCCTTCGGCTGCGCGTTTTTCCGACCGGGCCGGGAGCCATAAGGTATTGCTCTGAACCATTGCTTGGGAAGGGGGCTCGGCCATATGTCGGTGGACGCTGACGGCGGTCCGGACGACAGGTTGACTCCGGTACTGCGGCCGGTCAGGGCGGGCAACGGCTTCGAGGAGGCGCTGGAGCAGATCCTCCAGGTCGTGCGGCTCGGGCTGGTGCCGGGGGGCGAGCGGCTGCCGGCGGAGCGGGAGCTCGCGGAGCGGCTCGGGATCAGCCGGGTGACGCTGCGCGAGGTCCTCAAGGTGCTCCAGGACCAGGGTCTCGTGGAGTCGCGGCGCGGACGGTACGGCGGCACGTTCGTGCTGCCCCGCGCCCAGGACGCCATCGGCGAGGAGGAGCTGCGGCGCCGGATCGCCGAGGTGGACATCGAGGACGTGCTGCGCTTCCGTGAGGTCCTGGAGGTGGGTGCGGCGGGCCTGTGCGCGGCGCACGGCCTCACCGAGGAGCAGGCGGAGCGGCTGCGCGAGGCGCTTGCGGCCACGCAGGAGGCGCCGCTGGCGGACTACCGGCGCCTGGACACCCTGCTGCACCTGACCCTGGCGGAGCTGTGCGGTTCACCGACGCTGACCGCCCAGTACGCGGCGGTACGGGCCTCGGTGAACGACCTCCTGGACTGCATCCCGCTCCTGGTCCGCAACCTGGAGCACTCGCAGCGGCAGCACGCGGCGCTGGTCGAGGCGGTCCTCGACGGGGACGCCGACGGGGCGCGGGAGATGATGCGGGAGCACTGCGCGGGGACGGCGGCCCTGCTGCGGGGATTCCTGGCGTGACCTTGCGGCCGGGCACCCGGAAGGCAAAGGTATGACTGTGGGCCATTGCAAGCCTGGGAGGGCCGAGTGACGACCGTACGACCGCTGATCGGTGTCAGCACGTATCTGGAGGCGGGCGCGCGCTGGGGCGTCTGGGAGCTGGAGGCGGCTCTGCTCCCGGCCGGCTATCCGCGACTGGTCCAGCGTGCGGGCGGTCTGGCCGCGATGCTCCCGCCGGACGCCCCGGAGCACGCGGCGGCGACGGTGGCCCGCCTGGACGGCCTGGTGATCGCGGGCGGCCCGGACGTGGAGCCGGTCCACTACGGCGCGACGCCCGACCCCCGCACGGGACCGCCGGCACGCGCCCGTGACGCCTGGGAACTGGCCCTGATCCAGGCGGCGTTGACCGCCCGCGTCCCCCTGCTGGGCATCTGCCGGGGCATGCAGCTGCTGAACGTGGCCCTGGGCGGCACGCTCACCCAGCACATCGACGGGCACGCGGTGACCCCGGGCGTCTTCGGCCATCACGCGGTCAAGCCCGTACCGGGCACGGTGTACGGCGACCTCGCCCCTGAGGAGACCGCCGTACCGACCTACCACCACCAGGCGGTGGACCGCCTCGGAACGGACCTGCTGCCCTCGGCACACGCCCCGGACGGCACCGTGGAGGCGGTCGAACTCCCCGGCCCCCACTGGGTGTTGGGCGTGCAGTGGCATCCGGAGATGGGTGCGGACCTGCGGGTGATGCGGGGGCTGGTGACGGCCGCCGGCTCCAGGTGAGCCGTCACCGGAGCCAGGGCCGGCATGGGCCGGCGTCCACCGACTGGCCCCGTTTCCCGACGCTCGCCTCAACCGACTCGCCCCGTTTCCCGACGCCCGCCTCAACCGACTCGCCCCGTTTCCCGACGCCCGCCTCAACCGACTCGCCCCGTTTCCCGACGCCCCCTCCCCCGCCTCGCCGCGGCCCCCCCTACGCCCGCGTCAGCGACAGCAGGTCCCGGGCCGGTCCCACCGGACGGTGGCCCGTGGGCCAGACCGCGCGCAGGTCCCGGGCCAGGGACACGCCCGCGACCGGGACCGCCACCAGTCGCCGCAGGGCGAGTTCGTCCCCTACCGCCAGTTCGCTCAGGACCGCCGGACCCGCTCCGCCCACCGCCGCCGCCTTCACCGCCGTGGTGGACGAGAGCTCGATCAGGGGGCGGGCCAGTCCTCCCAGCGCCGCGTCCAGGACCTGGCGGGTGCCCGAGCCCTTCTCGCGCAGGATCAGCGGCGTCGCGGCCAGTTCGGCGGCTTCCAGGGGGCGTCGGCGCCGGGCCCAGACGTGGCCCGGCGCCGTCACCACGATGAGGCGGTCGTGGGCTATGACCACCGAGTCGAGGCCGGAAGGGACCGTCAGGCCCTCCACGAAGCCGAGGTCGGCCTCGTCCGCCAGCAGCCGTTCCGCGACCGTCGCCGAGTTCCCCGCGTGCAGCGACACCGCCGTGTCCGGGCGTCCCGCGCGCAGGGCGAGCAGCCATCCCGGCAGCAGGTACTCCGCGATCGTCATGCTCGCCGCCACCCGCAGCCGCGAGTCGCGGCGGACCCGCAGCGCCTGCGCCCCGGCATCGAAGGCCTCCGCCGCCTCCACGATCCGCCGCGCCCAGTCCGTCACCAGCGCCCCGGCGTCGGTGAGCCGGGACCCCCGGGGCGAGCGGTCGACCAGGGCGACCCCCAGTTGCCGTTCCATCGAGCGGATGCGGCTGCTCGCCGCCGGCTGCGTGATGCCCAGCTCCCGAGCCGCCCCACCGAGACTGCCGAGGCGCGCCACGGCCAGCAGCAGTTCCAGCGCCCCGAGATCGGGCACGCGATGTGCCAGCATCCCGCCCACCGCCGGCCGAACCTCTCCCTCACCGCTCATAAAGACAGCTTATGCCCTCATAGAGCCGTACTCCCTGGTCGCGGCCCTCCCCCGGCGGCACCGTGGAGCCATGGTCACCGCCGTCCGTCACCTCGGGCCGAACTGGTACGCCTCCGTCATGGGCACCGCGATCGTCGCCACCGCCGGCGTCGCGCTTCCTGTGCACCTCCCCGGCCTGCGCACGATCTGCGCGGCCGTCTGGCTGCTGTCGCTCGCCCTGCTGCTCACCCTCCTCTGCGCCCGCGCCCTGCACTGGCGCCACCACGCCGACCAGGCCCGCGCC is a genomic window containing:
- a CDS encoding glutamine synthetase family protein, with product MADRTPPLSVEELHALVASGEIDTVVLAFPDMQGRLQGKRFAARFFLDEVLHHGTEGCNYLLAVDTEMNTVDGYAMSSWDRGYGDFAMHPDLATLRRVPWNAGTAMLIADLAWEDGSPVVAAPRQILRRQLERLAEHGFTAKVGTELEFIVFKDTYEQAWDANYRGLTPANQYNIDYSVLGTGRIEPLLRRIRNDMTGAGLTVESAKGECNPGQHEIVFKYDEALTTCDQHAIYKTGAKEIAAQEGVSLTFMAKYNEREGNSCHIHLSLADAAGNNAMAGPDGMSDVMRYFLAGQLAALRDFSLLYAPNINSYKRFQPGSFAPTAVAWGNDNRTCALRVVGHGRSLRFENRLPGGDVNPHLAVAGLVAAGLHGIEHKLELPEACPGNAYTADFAHVPTTLREAAELWENSPIAKAAFGDEVVAHYRNMARVELEAFDAAVTDWELRRSFERL
- a CDS encoding gamma-glutamyl-gamma-aminobutyrate hydrolase family protein, which translates into the protein MTTVRPLIGVSTYLEAGARWGVWELEAALLPAGYPRLVQRAGGLAAMLPPDAPEHAAATVARLDGLVIAGGPDVEPVHYGATPDPRTGPPARARDAWELALIQAALTARVPLLGICRGMQLLNVALGGTLTQHIDGHAVTPGVFGHHAVKPVPGTVYGDLAPEETAVPTYHHQAVDRLGTDLLPSAHAPDGTVEAVELPGPHWVLGVQWHPEMGADLRVMRGLVTAAGSR
- a CDS encoding LysR family transcriptional regulator is translated as MSGEGEVRPAVGGMLAHRVPDLGALELLLAVARLGSLGGAARELGITQPAASSRIRSMERQLGVALVDRSPRGSRLTDAGALVTDWARRIVEAAEAFDAGAQALRVRRDSRLRVAASMTIAEYLLPGWLLALRAGRPDTAVSLHAGNSATVAERLLADEADLGFVEGLTVPSGLDSVVIAHDRLIVVTAPGHVWARRRRPLEAAELAATPLILREKGSGTRQVLDAALGGLARPLIELSSTTAVKAAAVGGAGPAVLSELAVGDELALRRLVAVPVAGVSLARDLRAVWPTGHRPVGPARDLLSLTRA
- a CDS encoding FCD domain-containing protein, whose protein sequence is MSVDADGGPDDRLTPVLRPVRAGNGFEEALEQILQVVRLGLVPGGERLPAERELAERLGISRVTLREVLKVLQDQGLVESRRGRYGGTFVLPRAQDAIGEEELRRRIAEVDIEDVLRFREVLEVGAAGLCAAHGLTEEQAERLREALAATQEAPLADYRRLDTLLHLTLAELCGSPTLTAQYAAVRASVNDLLDCIPLLVRNLEHSQRQHAALVEAVLDGDADGAREMMREHCAGTAALLRGFLA